CCTTTCCTCCCCCCGCTCGTAATAATCCCTAAATCCTTCCGAGGGAGACGATCATGGGATTCAAGAAAAGAATGAAGGTGATACTCCGGTCCCGGCTCAACGACTGGCTGACCCGGGCCGAGGACCCGGCGAAGATTCTCGCCGGGGCCGTCGAGGAAATGGACGAGGGGCTCGAACGCGCCCGCGTCAGGCTGGCGGGCCTCAGGTCAGGCGTCGAGGAGCGCTCGAAGCTACTTAAACGCACGAAGGACATGGCCGTTTATTGGCAGGAGCGCTCCGTCGAATACGTCCGTCAGGGCATGGACGAAAACGCCGCCGAGGCCGTACGCCGGAGGAGGCTCACCGACGAAAAAGTAAGGCGACTCTCCGCCGTACAGGCGGAGGAAGAGGAAGCGCTCACGGAATACGAAACGCAGTACGAATCGCTCGCCGAGAGGGTCCGCGCCGCAAGGGAGAAGAAGACGGTCCTCCTCTGCGAGCTCTCGCCCGGGGGAGGCGGCCCGG
This sequence is a window from Thermodesulfobacteriota bacterium. Protein-coding genes within it:
- a CDS encoding PspA/IM30 family protein, which codes for MGFKKRMKVILRSRLNDWLTRAEDPAKILAGAVEEMDEGLERARVRLAGLRSGVEERSKLLKRTKDMAVYWQERSVEYVRQGMDENAAEAVRRRRLTDEKVRRLSAVQAEEEEALTEYETQYESLAERVRAAREKKTVLLCELSPGGGGPAETPESSSPESPLEEPFYVFRRIEERLSGEPVSLETVRDKDAREREERLIAEEVESIKKNIQKGGSKK